TAATTTCACAGAAACAATAATGCTAATAAACCCCGTAAGAGTAATAGTGATTTCAAATCAAACCAAATAATCATCATTTACTTCAAAAACACCTCTGACTACAACTTTCTACCCTAGCCAAGACATGGGGACAGGGCTTTCAAGGCAGCCTACAATGTGGTACATGACAGGTAAATCTAAGGCAGCAAAAGgtgtgatgggggggggggggggggggcggtccTACATAGCACTAATGACAATTAACATTTGAGGAAAGACAAATCTAAATAGAATGTCTTCAGATTTATAGATGTGTAGAGAAGGATGAAATAAAGTGAAAGGTGTATTTTATAGTATATAGtctagtttattttttctgttgtttaccACCCAATCTCGTATTGCCATCCTATCTTTGTGAGCCCTCTTCTGaagctcttttctcttttgctgcccttttaaaaattatcccACGATTTCCTACTTGCCTTCGTGATAATAATGAGCCCTTTGCCCTCCCAGACAATGAGACCTATTGCGCCCTGGTTTTTCAAGGAGACAGTGTTCTTTGTGAGGCTGCACCATGAGCCTCTCTCTAGCATCAGGCTGGCCTGGTGGCAGCAGTTCTCCTGGGAATCCTTCAGAACAGAAGCCTAATTTAGCCCTTTGGATGTCAAAACAGGCTTTCACTCTGCCCTTCCCACCCTCTATTTGTTTTTGACTTAATTCACCATGACCATTATTTCCTTCCTGATTTGTACTGACCCTGTGGCTTAATTAGATTTTTGTCATTATTTATAGTAGCTCCTATGATGTGTTGGCTCGTAATTTCTTCAGGACAAGGACTTTCTTGCTGTGTAGAGCGATGTACAAAATAAATCTCAGCCCTGTCTTGTTCCAGGGCTGTGATTGATCCTCAGTCAGGTGTATGTCCCTGCTTCTTGTCCTGAAAGTaggtacatgaaaaacatcAGTGAGGCTTTGTATCATTAATGTTAGGTTTTATATACTGCAATGTAGGACAAGGTAGCTATTGGAATAAAGCAACTTAATTATACTACGTAAGGCCAAGTAAGGGTCCATCTGCTCACAGGATCTTTGCAAGACGTATCCCTTCCTCCAGTCCTGTGCATTTTCATGACCTATTGGGTTAGAGTAAGTTCTGTGCAGATCCCCTGAATCCCAAGGTGattgattaaaaaatgttgcttctcatTCCATTGCCTCCAAGGCCTGACTGTAGATCTACTCTTCTTTCGGGGTCTCACAGTTTCTGCACGCATGTACTAGAAGGCCCTTAAAGCTCTTCTTTATGTCTTACAGTCAGCCACATTCAGCAGTTAGCAGGGAAGAAACAATTTTCCTATCCTCTTCTTGCCTTATCTTATGCCCCTTCTGCAGACGTGTAGCCTTGCTCTGTTTTCCAGCCCCAGCCATTTTTGCAGAACATAATGGCTGCTGTGAATAAAAAACTGATATACATACTGTCTGGTTTAAGGGGCTGTAAGCACTTCTAGGGCCCAAATATATGAATATTAATAGAATTACTTTAATGatataataaaagcaaaaaaaataaatatccttAGGGGCATGATAACCTAACTTCAAAAGCAATTACCATCAGTAACAAAATGCAGAGAGAAGACTAGGATTACTTTAATAAGATTACCTGCTTATTGCCATTTGTTTCTGTGGGTGCCTGTAATGCTGCTTCACCTTCATTCCCAGCTACTTTCCCAGATGTGCTTTTCACCCTGAGCATTGTAAGGCCAAGCTGGACTACGGTGAAGCTGGGGCTCACTGGCCTTCCCCTGGGATCCAGAATATCTCTGTGAGCACCTGCCCCTTGGTCTTCAGCCTCCCCTACTCTTTCACCCTTGTCACTGCAATGCTGTGGCTTCATATCCATGGGGAAaaggcaggaatgggaggacGTGGAAGGGTAAGGAAAGCTGGTGTCTTAGTGGAAATGGAAGGACAGTAGAGAAAATAATTGTAAGGTCAGTGTTGTAAGACGAAGGCAGAGATTGGGTGATTATGAAGGCTCTTTAAAAATTCAGCTTTATCCAGTAGGCCAAGAGGAGAGGACATTAGGCTGAGTAGGGGCAGCACATGGTCTACAGTGCAAGGATTTCTGATTTAGATTCCTGAAGCCCCTGAACCCAACCAATGGCCACTGCCCATGCTCTTCTGACTCCATTTTCAACCTCACCATGTCCCTGTGGCATGCGAGTCCCAGAGCTTGATCGCTGGTACATTCAGCATTCATGCACTTGGGTGGAGAATCTGTAGGGAGGTGGGCATATGCTTAGGGGGACCAAGACTCACAAGGTTGAGAGGTGCAGATGGTAAGATGAAGAGACTGCTGAGAGCAACAGTGATGTCTCTGCAGAGACCACATTAAATCACATCAGGAATAAGCATGCCAACTGTGTGCATGAAGGACAGAGTTGTTCTCTTGCATTGGAGGCAGCATGGGGAAAAGTAACTGTCTGCTTCTGCTTGTGAggatatttatatatatatataagctaATGTGCAAatagatatatacatatgtacgtatatatatacatagatacATAGAAAGAAATATGTAGATAGTGACACAGTTCTGCTCCAAACAGATGAATGTGTAGCCCCTGGTGTCTGGAGGACATAAAAGGGTCTTCCAGAACTTACTGGAAGTCTCATCAAAGCCCTCAACCCACAACTCACTTGCCTACTTGCACCTGCACAACAGGAAAATAGAACTTTGATCATTATTcttgaagaaagtaaaaatgacCAGGACACAGCTAATAAATAAACTAAGTTTAATCATAAACCATGTACATATTTATTGATAGGGAGGGGGGTGTGATCCGAAAGGTGCTGCCTTGGCAACTGGAACAGTGTATTTTACCAGTCAATATATAGTACCAGCGAAAGGTGGAGCTGATAAATGAATATGGGATTTTGAGTCCCAGAGGCTAATTTTTACAGACAACCATCATTCTTGATTTCCTGTCAGTTTATAGCATGAACTAGCTCACAGCTTTGCTCAGGACACAGCAAGGCAGATACAGCCAAGAACAGAATTTGAGGGTGAGGGAAGGACAAGATATCTGAAGGTCGTTCTGAGGTATATGTAATGTATATACTCTTCTGTTGTGTGCAGTCTTGGGGCAATGCTTTGCCTACAGTTATGTGTGCACACATCTCATTCCAGTCAGTGAGAGTGGAAAGCTCACATTTGAGAGAATATATTGGGCTTTGAGGGCATACAGGAGCATATCGAACAACAAAGCCAGAAGCAGAACAGGGAGAGAGCAGAGGACAAAGAAGCCTGGACTGGgctgagaaagagaagaagtGAATGGACAACCCCAGATTTATCTGGCCATGGCCAGACACATCAGCCCTGTTTGAACTGCCAGtacagattttctgttctgaaggCCTTCTACAGTGCAAAGGTTTCCATCAAGGCAACTTAACAGGCAAAACCATGAACAAAATTACTAGAGGCATGTTAGTGGAAGAAATACGATGGAGATGGCTCTACAGCTGTTCAGTTCttaattttgaaggaaaatcCAGTCTTGCCTCTGCAGTGGTCTAAGCCTACATATGAATCTGGTAAATCTCAGCTCCTACAGACAGAGGATGGAACCATTGCTCTGGTTGCCAGCGTGGCAAAAGGTGGCATTTATACTACATTATTCTAAGTCAGTGTGGCTTTGAGAGACAATATCACACCAGGCTTGCAAAGCAGTCAAATGTATTGGCTTTTTGCAGAACAATTTCACTTTCAATCAATGCACATACATTGATTTTACAGATGACCTTTCACTGCTAGAAAGCAGACACTGTTTTGATGTCAAACACACTTGACATCTGATTTTGCTAAGAACCCACCCCGagacaataaaaaaacaacaacaaaacaacaaagcaaacaaataaaatctgtaaTACAAAACAACATTCATATCAACATCAAATGATAACTGTCCCAGCAAACACAAAATCAAGATCTTCTTAATGCAGGTCTTCTCAGAAATCAGTTAGTCATGCATCCGTATATAGAGTCCACTCCCAATCTGGGAAACCTCAGTTAAGACTGCTGCCCTTGGAAATGATAGTcccatttttttaaaggagtgctccacacatgcatgcacacatacatacaggCACACAGGGATatgcacacacacccccacacaCCTATAACCTCCTCTCCCTTAGCAAGAGCTGCATGCTGGATAACTGTTAATGCCTTCTGTGCATTTTTTACCTATTTTCTTTCTAAGGATGAAGTTCAAATGTCTATACTTCTCAGgtctattttttaaacaaaccagGGAACAACGAGGAACTACATTACGGACAGAGGAATAGACTCGTATTTCAGGCCTTGATTTTTCCCAGTCATATGCAAGAACGATGTTATTTACATTCATGACTCAGCAGAATCCACAGGAAGTTACCCTTTCTCCATGTTGGGTTCTCTTGAGCCCCGTAAGCCCATTCTGTGCTTCCGcaaatcatttttctttaaggCACTGCATATGGATGATGACTTCAGACAGAAGTGCAAGCTCCCTTCACTGGATTGTacatttctccctctccctggACTGACCTTCCCTGAGAACTTTCGATTTGATATACTTCAGGTCACTGTTGACGCTTGGCCGGCGAGCAAAGGGAGAGATCATACCATAGGCGTCCATGTCCTTGACTCGGCGCATGCGAAAGGGTTTCGTTTGGAAGGGGTCACCATACTGGATGGAGATTTTCCTGTGAAGGGAAGGGCTCATCTCATGAGGTAGCTTGGCCATGCTGAAGAGGACATAGAACATCTCATCCACATTGGTGTTCTTCTTGGCTGAAACTTCGAAATAAGCACAATTATCATCGCTGGAGACAAGGTTCTCCCCTTCATCTGAACGTACCTTGCGGAAGATTTCACTGTGGTCACTTTTGTTGCCACAGATCACCATGGGGAGGTCAGCTGATTCCTTGGTCTTGTTCTTCAGGCAGGATTTGACCTCAAGGATCTGTTTCTGGAGCCTCTTGACCTCATCAAAGGATTCTCTGTTGTCCAGGCTGAATACCAGGATGAAAACATCCCCTGCAATTACAAAA
The sequence above is a segment of the Lathamus discolor isolate bLatDis1 chromosome 1, bLatDis1.hap1, whole genome shotgun sequence genome. Coding sequences within it:
- the RASD2 gene encoding GTP-binding protein Rhes, yielding MMKTMSGGNCTLNVPAKNSYRMVVLGASRVGKSSIVSRFLNGRFEDQYTPTIEDFHRKVYNIRGDMYQLDILDTSGNHPFPAMRRLSILTGDVFILVFSLDNRESFDEVKRLQKQILEVKSCLKNKTKESADLPMVICGNKSDHSEIFRKVRSDEGENLVSSDDNCAYFEVSAKKNTNVDEMFYVLFSMAKLPHEMSPSLHRKISIQYGDPFQTKPFRMRRVKDMDAYGMISPFARRPSVNSDLKYIKSKVLREGQSREREKCTIQ